A window from Mangifera indica cultivar Alphonso chromosome 2, CATAS_Mindica_2.1, whole genome shotgun sequence encodes these proteins:
- the LOC123197094 gene encoding protein TOPLESS-RELATED PROTEIN 2-like isoform X1 has protein sequence MSSLSRELVFLILQFLDEEKFKETVHKLEQESGFFFNMKHFEDQVQAGEWDEVERYLCGFTKVEDNRYSMKIFFEIRKQKYLEALDRQDRAKAVEILVKDLKVFASFNEDLFKEITQLLTLDNFRQNEQLSKYGDTKSARNIMLVELKKLIEANPLFRDKLAFPAFKSSRLRTLINQSLNWQHQLCKNPRPNPDIKTLFTDHSCNPTANGARPPPTNSPLVGPIPKAGAFPPIGAHGPFQTVVSPSPGAIAGWMSNSSPSLPHPAVAAGPGGLVQSSNAAAFLKHPRTPTGMTGMDYQSADSEHLMKRIRAGQSDEVSFSGVAHSPNVYSQDDLTKAVVRTLNQGSNVMSMDFHPQQQNILLVGTNVGEISLWEVGSRERLAHKSFKVWDISAASMPLQTALLNDAGISVNRCVWGPDGLMLGVAFSKHIVQIYTFNPTGELRQHLEIDAHVGGVNDIAFAHPNKQLCIVTCGDDKTIKVWDAVAGRRQYTFEGHEAPVYSVCPHHKENIQFIFSTAIDGKIKAWLYDCLGSRVDYDAPGHWCTMMAYSADGTRLFSCGTSKEGESHLVEWNESEGAIKRTYLGFRKRSLGVVQFDTTRNRFLAAGDEFQIKFWDMDNTNMLTAVDADGGLPASPRLRFNKEGSLLAVTTSDSGIKILANSDGLRLIRMLESRAIDKNRVPSEPINSKPLIVNALGPMGNVSGAIAPTLDRLDRVPPAVSINSLGTMDSSRLVDVKPRIVDDGDKVKSWKIPDVSDSSQMKALRLPDSMAPSKVVRLIYTNSGLALLALTSSAVHKLWKWQRSERNPSGKATAYVVPQLWQPPSGTLMTNDINDGKPAEESAACIALSKNDSYVMSASGGKVSLFNMMTFKVMTMFMLPPPAATFLAFHPQDNNIIAIGMEDSTIQIYNVRVDEVKTKLKGHQNRITGLAFSQTLNALVSSGADAQLCMWSIDKWEKLKCRLIQAPAGRQSPLVGETKVQFHNDQTHLLVVHDSQISIYDSKLECSRSWSPKDTLPAPISSAIYSCDGLLVYAGFCDGAVGVFDADNLRLRCRIAPSAYIPSFTGSSTTTYPFVIAAHPSEPNQIALGMSDGAVHVVEPSDTELKWGGTPSQDNGSLPSNSSNPSLAGQPSELPPR, from the exons ATGTCGTCTTTAAGTAGGGAACTGGTGTTCTTGATACTACAGTTCTTGGATGAGGAAAAGTTCAAGGAAACTGTTCATAA GTTGGAGCAAGAGTCTGGCTTTTTCTTTAATATGAAACATTTTGAAGATCAAGTCCAGGCCGGTGAATGGGATGAGGTTGAGCGTTATCTCTGTGGGTTTACGAAGGTTGAAGATAACAGGTATTCAATGAAGATTTTCTTTGAAATCAGGAAGCAGAAGTATTTGGAGGCTCTTGACAG GCAGGATCGAGCAAAGGCTGTTGAGATTCTTGTCAAGGACCTTAAGGTTTTTGCATCCTTCAATGAAGATCTTTTCAAGGAGATTACTCAGCTCCTCACTCTTGATAACTTTAG GCAAAATGAGCAGCTTTCCAAGTATGGAGACACAAAATCAGCTCGTAATATTATGCTTGTAGAACTTAAAAAGCTAATTGAAGCAAACCCCCTGTTTCGTGACAAGCTTGCATTCCCAGCCTTCAAGAGTTCACGACTGAGGACATTGATAAACCAGAG TTTAAATTGGCAGCATCAACTTTGCAAGAATCCTCGTCCGAATCCTGATATTAAAACACTCTTCACTGATCATTCTTGCAACCCTACAGCTAATGGAGCTCGTCCTCCTCCTACAAACAGCCCCCTTGTGGGACCAATACCAAAGGCTGGTGCATTTCCGCCTATTGGTGCTCATGGT CCATTCCAGACTGTTGTTTCCCCATCTCCTGGTGCTATTGCTGGTTGGATGTCAAACAGTAGTCCTTCCTTACCTCACCCTGCTGTGGCAGCAGGCCCTGGTGGTCTTGTTCAGTCTTCTAATGCTG CTGCATTTTTGAAACATCCAAGGACGCCAACAGGTATGACTGGAATGGATTATCAATCAGCTGATTCAGAGCATTTGATGAAGCGTATCCGCGCTGGCCAATCTGATGAG GTGTCTTTTTCTGGTGTAGCACATAGTCCCAATGTATATTCTCAGGACGACCTCACTAAAGCTGTTGTGCGAACTCTAAATCAAGGATCTAATGTCATGAGCATGGATTTCCATCCACAAcaacaaaatattcttttag TGGGGACAAATGTTGGTGAGATTAGCCTTTGGGAGGTGGGGTCCCGGGAAAGGCTGGCACATAAATCTTTCAAGGTTTGGGATATATCAGCTGCTTCAATGCCATTGCAG ACGGCTTTGTTGAATGATGCTGGGATATCAGTGAATAGGTGTGTTTGGGGGCCAGATGGACTTATGCTTG GTGTTGCATTTTCAAAACATATTGTTCAGATTTATACTTTCAATCCAACCGGAGAACTAAGACAGCACTTAGAG ATTGATGCCCATGTTGGTGGAGTTAATGACATTGCATTTGCTCATCCCAATAAGCAACTTTGTATAGTTACTTGTGGAGATGATAAGACTATTAAG GTATGGGATGCAGTAGCTGGACGCAGGCAGTATACCTTTGAAGGCCATGAAGCTCCTGTGTATTCAGTCTGCCCACACCACAAAGAAAATATTCAG TTTATATTTTCTACTGCCATTGATGGAAAGATCAAAGCTTGGCTATATGATTGCTTGGGATCTAGAGTGGACTATGATGCACCTGGACACTGGTGCACCATGATGGCATATAGTGCAGATGGAACCAG GCTATTCTCATGCGGAACAAGTAAAGAAGGTGAATCTCATTTAGTTGAGTGGAATGAGAGTGAAGGAGCTATCAAAAGGACATATTTGGGTTTTAGAAAGCGTTCTCTAGGAGTTGTCCAGTTTGATACAACACGGAATCGGTTCTTGGCTGCTGGtgatgaatttcaaattaaattctggGATATGGACAATACAAATATGCTGACAGCTGTTGATGCAGATGGTGGATTGCCG GCTAGTCCTAGACTGAGATTCAATAAGGAAGGATCTCTGCTTGCAGTTACAACGAGTGACAGTGGTATCAAAATATTGGCCAACAGTGATGGTTTGCGATTGATAAGAATGTTAGAAAGCAGGGCTATTGACAAAAATAGGGTCCCATCTGAACCCATCAACTCTAAG CCATTGATTGTGAATGCACTCGGTCCAATGGGAAATGTTTCTGGTGCCATTGCTCCGACTCTGGATCGGCTAGATAGAGTTCCTCCAGCTGTGTCTATCAACAGTCTT GGTACTATGGACAGCAGCAGACTTGTTGATGTTAAACCACGTATTGTGGATGATGGAGACAAGGTTAAGAGCTGGAAAATTCCTGATGTTTCAGATTCATCACAAATGAAAGCTCTGCGCTTACCTGATTCTATGGCACCGAGCAAG gttGTTCGGTTGATCTACACCAACTCTGGCCTTGCTCTATTAGCCCTTACGTCCAGTGCTGTTCACAAGCTGTGGAAATGGCAGCGTAGTGAAAGGAATCCCTCGGGGAAG GCTACTGCATATGTAGTGCCCCAGTTGTGGCAACCTCCCAGTGGAACACTTATGACCAATGACATTAATGATGGTAAACCAGCTGAAGAGTCTGCCGCATGCATAGCTTTATCCAAAAATGATTCTTATGTTATGTCTGCCTCCGGTGGAAAGGTTTCCTTGTTCAACATGATGACATTCAAG GTCATGACAATGTTTATGCTTCCACCTCCAGCAGCTACCTTTTTGGCATTCCATCCccaagataataatattattgccATTGGGATGGAGGATTCTACCATTCAGATATACAATGTCAGAGTCGATGAG GTCAAAACCAAACTCAAGGGTCACCAAAATCGAATCACAGGGCTTGCATTTTCCCAAACTTTAAATGCGTTGGTGTCTTCAGGGGCTGATGCGCAG CTATGTATGTGGAGCATCGATAAATGGGAGAAGCTGAAATGCAGGCTCATACAAGCACCAGCTGGCCGTCAATCCCCTCTGGTCGGAGAAACTAAAGTCCAGTTTCATAATGATCAAACACATCTATTGGTGGTTCATGATAGCCAAATTTCCATTTATGACAGCAAGCTTGAATGTTCACGTTCT TGGTCTCCAAAAGATACACTTCCGGCTCCCATTTCAAGTGCAATATATTCATGTGATGGTTTACTGGTGTATGCCGGTTTTTGTGATGGTGCTGTTGGAGTTTTTGATGCGGACAATTTAAGGCTCCGATGTAGAATAGCACCTTCTGCCTACATACCTTCCTTCACTGG CAGCAGCACTACCACCTATCCTTTTGTTATAGCAGCTCATCCATCTGAGCCTAATCAAATCGCTCTTGGCATGAGTGATGGAGCAGTGCATGTAGTCGAGCCGTCTGATACCGAGTTGAAGTGGGGTGGTACACCCTCCCAAGACAATGGATCCCTCCCCTCTAATTCGTCAAATCCTTCTTTGGCTGGTCAACCGTCAGAGCTCCCTCCCAGGTAA
- the LOC123197094 gene encoding protein TOPLESS-RELATED PROTEIN 2-like isoform X2, whose amino-acid sequence MSSLSRELVFLILQFLDEEKFKETVHKLEQESGFFFNMKHFEDQVQAGEWDEVERYLCGFTKVEDNRYSMKIFFEIRKQKYLEALDRQDRAKAVEILVKDLKVFASFNEDLFKEITQLLTLDNFRQNEQLSKYGDTKSARNIMLVELKKLIEANPLFRDKLAFPAFKSSRLRTLINQSLNWQHQLCKNPRPNPDIKTLFTDHSCNPTANGARPPPTNSPLVGPIPKAGAFPPIGAHGPFQTVVSPSPGAIAGWMSNSSPSLPHPAVAAGPGGLVQSSNAAAFLKHPRTPTGMTGMDYQSADSEHLMKRIRAGQSDEVSFSGVAHSPNVYSQDDLTKAVVRTLNQGSNVMSMDFHPQQQNILLVGTNVGEISLWEVGSRERLAHKSFKVWDISAASMPLQTALLNDAGISVNRCVWGPDGLMLGVAFSKHIVQIYTFNPTGELRQHLEIDAHVGGVNDIAFAHPNKQLCIVTCGDDKTIKVWDAVAGRRQYTFEGHEAPVYSVCPHHKENIQFIFSTAIDGKIKAWLYDCLGSRVDYDAPGHWCTMMAYSADGTRLFSCGTSKEGESHLVEWNESEGAIKRTYLGFRKRSLGVVQFDTTRNRFLAAGDEFQIKFWDMDNTNMLTAVDADGGLPASPRLRFNKEGSLLAVTTSDSGIKILANSDGLRLIRMLESRAIDKNRVPSEPINSKPLIVNALGPMGNVSGAIAPTLDRLDRVPPAVSINSLGTMDSSRLVDVKPRIVDDGDKVKSWKIPDVSDSSQMKALRLPDSMAPSKVVRLIYTNSGLALLALTSSAVHKLWKWQRSERNPSGKATAYVVPQLWQPPSGTLMTNDINDGKPAEESAACIALSKNDSYVMSASGGKVSLFNMMTFKVMTMFMLPPPAATFLAFHPQDNNIIAIGMEDSTIQIYNVRVDEVKTKLKGHQNRITGLAFSQTLNALVSSGADAQLCMWSIDKWEKLKCRLIQAPAGRQSPLVGETKVQFHNDQTHLLVVHDSQISIYDSKLECSRSWSPKDTLPAPISSAIYSCDGLLVYAGFCDGAVGVFDADNLRLRCRIAPSAYIPSFTGSTTTYPFVIAAHPSEPNQIALGMSDGAVHVVEPSDTELKWGGTPSQDNGSLPSNSSNPSLAGQPSELPPR is encoded by the exons ATGTCGTCTTTAAGTAGGGAACTGGTGTTCTTGATACTACAGTTCTTGGATGAGGAAAAGTTCAAGGAAACTGTTCATAA GTTGGAGCAAGAGTCTGGCTTTTTCTTTAATATGAAACATTTTGAAGATCAAGTCCAGGCCGGTGAATGGGATGAGGTTGAGCGTTATCTCTGTGGGTTTACGAAGGTTGAAGATAACAGGTATTCAATGAAGATTTTCTTTGAAATCAGGAAGCAGAAGTATTTGGAGGCTCTTGACAG GCAGGATCGAGCAAAGGCTGTTGAGATTCTTGTCAAGGACCTTAAGGTTTTTGCATCCTTCAATGAAGATCTTTTCAAGGAGATTACTCAGCTCCTCACTCTTGATAACTTTAG GCAAAATGAGCAGCTTTCCAAGTATGGAGACACAAAATCAGCTCGTAATATTATGCTTGTAGAACTTAAAAAGCTAATTGAAGCAAACCCCCTGTTTCGTGACAAGCTTGCATTCCCAGCCTTCAAGAGTTCACGACTGAGGACATTGATAAACCAGAG TTTAAATTGGCAGCATCAACTTTGCAAGAATCCTCGTCCGAATCCTGATATTAAAACACTCTTCACTGATCATTCTTGCAACCCTACAGCTAATGGAGCTCGTCCTCCTCCTACAAACAGCCCCCTTGTGGGACCAATACCAAAGGCTGGTGCATTTCCGCCTATTGGTGCTCATGGT CCATTCCAGACTGTTGTTTCCCCATCTCCTGGTGCTATTGCTGGTTGGATGTCAAACAGTAGTCCTTCCTTACCTCACCCTGCTGTGGCAGCAGGCCCTGGTGGTCTTGTTCAGTCTTCTAATGCTG CTGCATTTTTGAAACATCCAAGGACGCCAACAGGTATGACTGGAATGGATTATCAATCAGCTGATTCAGAGCATTTGATGAAGCGTATCCGCGCTGGCCAATCTGATGAG GTGTCTTTTTCTGGTGTAGCACATAGTCCCAATGTATATTCTCAGGACGACCTCACTAAAGCTGTTGTGCGAACTCTAAATCAAGGATCTAATGTCATGAGCATGGATTTCCATCCACAAcaacaaaatattcttttag TGGGGACAAATGTTGGTGAGATTAGCCTTTGGGAGGTGGGGTCCCGGGAAAGGCTGGCACATAAATCTTTCAAGGTTTGGGATATATCAGCTGCTTCAATGCCATTGCAG ACGGCTTTGTTGAATGATGCTGGGATATCAGTGAATAGGTGTGTTTGGGGGCCAGATGGACTTATGCTTG GTGTTGCATTTTCAAAACATATTGTTCAGATTTATACTTTCAATCCAACCGGAGAACTAAGACAGCACTTAGAG ATTGATGCCCATGTTGGTGGAGTTAATGACATTGCATTTGCTCATCCCAATAAGCAACTTTGTATAGTTACTTGTGGAGATGATAAGACTATTAAG GTATGGGATGCAGTAGCTGGACGCAGGCAGTATACCTTTGAAGGCCATGAAGCTCCTGTGTATTCAGTCTGCCCACACCACAAAGAAAATATTCAG TTTATATTTTCTACTGCCATTGATGGAAAGATCAAAGCTTGGCTATATGATTGCTTGGGATCTAGAGTGGACTATGATGCACCTGGACACTGGTGCACCATGATGGCATATAGTGCAGATGGAACCAG GCTATTCTCATGCGGAACAAGTAAAGAAGGTGAATCTCATTTAGTTGAGTGGAATGAGAGTGAAGGAGCTATCAAAAGGACATATTTGGGTTTTAGAAAGCGTTCTCTAGGAGTTGTCCAGTTTGATACAACACGGAATCGGTTCTTGGCTGCTGGtgatgaatttcaaattaaattctggGATATGGACAATACAAATATGCTGACAGCTGTTGATGCAGATGGTGGATTGCCG GCTAGTCCTAGACTGAGATTCAATAAGGAAGGATCTCTGCTTGCAGTTACAACGAGTGACAGTGGTATCAAAATATTGGCCAACAGTGATGGTTTGCGATTGATAAGAATGTTAGAAAGCAGGGCTATTGACAAAAATAGGGTCCCATCTGAACCCATCAACTCTAAG CCATTGATTGTGAATGCACTCGGTCCAATGGGAAATGTTTCTGGTGCCATTGCTCCGACTCTGGATCGGCTAGATAGAGTTCCTCCAGCTGTGTCTATCAACAGTCTT GGTACTATGGACAGCAGCAGACTTGTTGATGTTAAACCACGTATTGTGGATGATGGAGACAAGGTTAAGAGCTGGAAAATTCCTGATGTTTCAGATTCATCACAAATGAAAGCTCTGCGCTTACCTGATTCTATGGCACCGAGCAAG gttGTTCGGTTGATCTACACCAACTCTGGCCTTGCTCTATTAGCCCTTACGTCCAGTGCTGTTCACAAGCTGTGGAAATGGCAGCGTAGTGAAAGGAATCCCTCGGGGAAG GCTACTGCATATGTAGTGCCCCAGTTGTGGCAACCTCCCAGTGGAACACTTATGACCAATGACATTAATGATGGTAAACCAGCTGAAGAGTCTGCCGCATGCATAGCTTTATCCAAAAATGATTCTTATGTTATGTCTGCCTCCGGTGGAAAGGTTTCCTTGTTCAACATGATGACATTCAAG GTCATGACAATGTTTATGCTTCCACCTCCAGCAGCTACCTTTTTGGCATTCCATCCccaagataataatattattgccATTGGGATGGAGGATTCTACCATTCAGATATACAATGTCAGAGTCGATGAG GTCAAAACCAAACTCAAGGGTCACCAAAATCGAATCACAGGGCTTGCATTTTCCCAAACTTTAAATGCGTTGGTGTCTTCAGGGGCTGATGCGCAG CTATGTATGTGGAGCATCGATAAATGGGAGAAGCTGAAATGCAGGCTCATACAAGCACCAGCTGGCCGTCAATCCCCTCTGGTCGGAGAAACTAAAGTCCAGTTTCATAATGATCAAACACATCTATTGGTGGTTCATGATAGCCAAATTTCCATTTATGACAGCAAGCTTGAATGTTCACGTTCT TGGTCTCCAAAAGATACACTTCCGGCTCCCATTTCAAGTGCAATATATTCATGTGATGGTTTACTGGTGTATGCCGGTTTTTGTGATGGTGCTGTTGGAGTTTTTGATGCGGACAATTTAAGGCTCCGATGTAGAATAGCACCTTCTGCCTACATACCTTCCTTCACTGG CAGCACTACCACCTATCCTTTTGTTATAGCAGCTCATCCATCTGAGCCTAATCAAATCGCTCTTGGCATGAGTGATGGAGCAGTGCATGTAGTCGAGCCGTCTGATACCGAGTTGAAGTGGGGTGGTACACCCTCCCAAGACAATGGATCCCTCCCCTCTAATTCGTCAAATCCTTCTTTGGCTGGTCAACCGTCAGAGCTCCCTCCCAGGTAA
- the LOC123197094 gene encoding protein TOPLESS-RELATED PROTEIN 2-like isoform X3, which translates to MSSLSRELVFLILQFLDEEKFKETVHKLEQESGFFFNMKHFEDQVQAGEWDEVERYLCGFTKVEDNRYSMKIFFEIRKQKYLEALDRQDRAKAVEILVKDLKVFASFNEDLFKEITQLLTLDNFRQNEQLSKYGDTKSARNIMLVELKKLIEANPLFRDKLAFPAFKSSRLRTLINQSLNWQHQLCKNPRPNPDIKTLFTDHSCNPTANGARPPPTNSPLVGPIPKAGAFPPIGAHGPFQTVVSPSPGAIAGWMSNSSPSLPHPAVAAGPGGLVQSSNAAAFLKHPRTPTGMTGMDYQSADSEHLMKRIRAGQSDEVSFSGVAHSPNVYSQDDLTKAVVRTLNQGSNVMSMDFHPQQQNILLVGTNVGEISLWEVGSRERLAHKSFKVWDISAASMPLQTALLNDAGISVNRCVWGPDGLMLGVAFSKHIVQIYTFNPTGELRQHLEIDAHVGGVNDIAFAHPNKQLCIVTCGDDKTIKVWDAVAGRRQYTFEGHEAPVYSVCPHHKENIQFIFSTAIDGKIKAWLYDCLGSRVDYDAPGHWCTMMAYSADGTRLFSCGTSKEGESHLVEWNESEGAIKRTYLGFRKRSLGVVQFDTTRNRFLAAGDEFQIKFWDMDNTNMLTAVDADGGLPASPRLRFNKEGSLLAVTTSDSGIKILANSDGLRLIRMLESRAIDKNRVPSEPINSKGTMDSSRLVDVKPRIVDDGDKVKSWKIPDVSDSSQMKALRLPDSMAPSKVVRLIYTNSGLALLALTSSAVHKLWKWQRSERNPSGKATAYVVPQLWQPPSGTLMTNDINDGKPAEESAACIALSKNDSYVMSASGGKVSLFNMMTFKVMTMFMLPPPAATFLAFHPQDNNIIAIGMEDSTIQIYNVRVDEVKTKLKGHQNRITGLAFSQTLNALVSSGADAQLCMWSIDKWEKLKCRLIQAPAGRQSPLVGETKVQFHNDQTHLLVVHDSQISIYDSKLECSRSWSPKDTLPAPISSAIYSCDGLLVYAGFCDGAVGVFDADNLRLRCRIAPSAYIPSFTGSSTTTYPFVIAAHPSEPNQIALGMSDGAVHVVEPSDTELKWGGTPSQDNGSLPSNSSNPSLAGQPSELPPR; encoded by the exons ATGTCGTCTTTAAGTAGGGAACTGGTGTTCTTGATACTACAGTTCTTGGATGAGGAAAAGTTCAAGGAAACTGTTCATAA GTTGGAGCAAGAGTCTGGCTTTTTCTTTAATATGAAACATTTTGAAGATCAAGTCCAGGCCGGTGAATGGGATGAGGTTGAGCGTTATCTCTGTGGGTTTACGAAGGTTGAAGATAACAGGTATTCAATGAAGATTTTCTTTGAAATCAGGAAGCAGAAGTATTTGGAGGCTCTTGACAG GCAGGATCGAGCAAAGGCTGTTGAGATTCTTGTCAAGGACCTTAAGGTTTTTGCATCCTTCAATGAAGATCTTTTCAAGGAGATTACTCAGCTCCTCACTCTTGATAACTTTAG GCAAAATGAGCAGCTTTCCAAGTATGGAGACACAAAATCAGCTCGTAATATTATGCTTGTAGAACTTAAAAAGCTAATTGAAGCAAACCCCCTGTTTCGTGACAAGCTTGCATTCCCAGCCTTCAAGAGTTCACGACTGAGGACATTGATAAACCAGAG TTTAAATTGGCAGCATCAACTTTGCAAGAATCCTCGTCCGAATCCTGATATTAAAACACTCTTCACTGATCATTCTTGCAACCCTACAGCTAATGGAGCTCGTCCTCCTCCTACAAACAGCCCCCTTGTGGGACCAATACCAAAGGCTGGTGCATTTCCGCCTATTGGTGCTCATGGT CCATTCCAGACTGTTGTTTCCCCATCTCCTGGTGCTATTGCTGGTTGGATGTCAAACAGTAGTCCTTCCTTACCTCACCCTGCTGTGGCAGCAGGCCCTGGTGGTCTTGTTCAGTCTTCTAATGCTG CTGCATTTTTGAAACATCCAAGGACGCCAACAGGTATGACTGGAATGGATTATCAATCAGCTGATTCAGAGCATTTGATGAAGCGTATCCGCGCTGGCCAATCTGATGAG GTGTCTTTTTCTGGTGTAGCACATAGTCCCAATGTATATTCTCAGGACGACCTCACTAAAGCTGTTGTGCGAACTCTAAATCAAGGATCTAATGTCATGAGCATGGATTTCCATCCACAAcaacaaaatattcttttag TGGGGACAAATGTTGGTGAGATTAGCCTTTGGGAGGTGGGGTCCCGGGAAAGGCTGGCACATAAATCTTTCAAGGTTTGGGATATATCAGCTGCTTCAATGCCATTGCAG ACGGCTTTGTTGAATGATGCTGGGATATCAGTGAATAGGTGTGTTTGGGGGCCAGATGGACTTATGCTTG GTGTTGCATTTTCAAAACATATTGTTCAGATTTATACTTTCAATCCAACCGGAGAACTAAGACAGCACTTAGAG ATTGATGCCCATGTTGGTGGAGTTAATGACATTGCATTTGCTCATCCCAATAAGCAACTTTGTATAGTTACTTGTGGAGATGATAAGACTATTAAG GTATGGGATGCAGTAGCTGGACGCAGGCAGTATACCTTTGAAGGCCATGAAGCTCCTGTGTATTCAGTCTGCCCACACCACAAAGAAAATATTCAG TTTATATTTTCTACTGCCATTGATGGAAAGATCAAAGCTTGGCTATATGATTGCTTGGGATCTAGAGTGGACTATGATGCACCTGGACACTGGTGCACCATGATGGCATATAGTGCAGATGGAACCAG GCTATTCTCATGCGGAACAAGTAAAGAAGGTGAATCTCATTTAGTTGAGTGGAATGAGAGTGAAGGAGCTATCAAAAGGACATATTTGGGTTTTAGAAAGCGTTCTCTAGGAGTTGTCCAGTTTGATACAACACGGAATCGGTTCTTGGCTGCTGGtgatgaatttcaaattaaattctggGATATGGACAATACAAATATGCTGACAGCTGTTGATGCAGATGGTGGATTGCCG GCTAGTCCTAGACTGAGATTCAATAAGGAAGGATCTCTGCTTGCAGTTACAACGAGTGACAGTGGTATCAAAATATTGGCCAACAGTGATGGTTTGCGATTGATAAGAATGTTAGAAAGCAGGGCTATTGACAAAAATAGGGTCCCATCTGAACCCATCAACTCTAAG GGTACTATGGACAGCAGCAGACTTGTTGATGTTAAACCACGTATTGTGGATGATGGAGACAAGGTTAAGAGCTGGAAAATTCCTGATGTTTCAGATTCATCACAAATGAAAGCTCTGCGCTTACCTGATTCTATGGCACCGAGCAAG gttGTTCGGTTGATCTACACCAACTCTGGCCTTGCTCTATTAGCCCTTACGTCCAGTGCTGTTCACAAGCTGTGGAAATGGCAGCGTAGTGAAAGGAATCCCTCGGGGAAG GCTACTGCATATGTAGTGCCCCAGTTGTGGCAACCTCCCAGTGGAACACTTATGACCAATGACATTAATGATGGTAAACCAGCTGAAGAGTCTGCCGCATGCATAGCTTTATCCAAAAATGATTCTTATGTTATGTCTGCCTCCGGTGGAAAGGTTTCCTTGTTCAACATGATGACATTCAAG GTCATGACAATGTTTATGCTTCCACCTCCAGCAGCTACCTTTTTGGCATTCCATCCccaagataataatattattgccATTGGGATGGAGGATTCTACCATTCAGATATACAATGTCAGAGTCGATGAG GTCAAAACCAAACTCAAGGGTCACCAAAATCGAATCACAGGGCTTGCATTTTCCCAAACTTTAAATGCGTTGGTGTCTTCAGGGGCTGATGCGCAG CTATGTATGTGGAGCATCGATAAATGGGAGAAGCTGAAATGCAGGCTCATACAAGCACCAGCTGGCCGTCAATCCCCTCTGGTCGGAGAAACTAAAGTCCAGTTTCATAATGATCAAACACATCTATTGGTGGTTCATGATAGCCAAATTTCCATTTATGACAGCAAGCTTGAATGTTCACGTTCT TGGTCTCCAAAAGATACACTTCCGGCTCCCATTTCAAGTGCAATATATTCATGTGATGGTTTACTGGTGTATGCCGGTTTTTGTGATGGTGCTGTTGGAGTTTTTGATGCGGACAATTTAAGGCTCCGATGTAGAATAGCACCTTCTGCCTACATACCTTCCTTCACTGG CAGCAGCACTACCACCTATCCTTTTGTTATAGCAGCTCATCCATCTGAGCCTAATCAAATCGCTCTTGGCATGAGTGATGGAGCAGTGCATGTAGTCGAGCCGTCTGATACCGAGTTGAAGTGGGGTGGTACACCCTCCCAAGACAATGGATCCCTCCCCTCTAATTCGTCAAATCCTTCTTTGGCTGGTCAACCGTCAGAGCTCCCTCCCAGGTAA